A segment of the Candidatus Nitrososphaera gargensis Ga9.2 genome:
GAGCAGCCTGTCCCGCAACTTTGGGACTTGCTGCGCGTCATAGAGGTTGTATCCTCTCCCGACAAAGCCGGCTATCCTGTCAGGAGCGAGCTCGGCTCCAAGCGCTACTATCAGGTAGTCGTATTCGATCCAGCCATGATCCCTTGCCTGCACCCTGCTCTGTGCAATCTCAATCTTTGTTACTTCATCATTGAGGTACTCTATCCGCTTTGCGTTCAGCCCGTCAAGCGGAGTCAGGGACTCTTGTAGGTTGCGGCTCCCTTCCAGCACCCACAATTTCACAAGCCCCATCATGAATGACTTTTTCCTGTCTACTATAATGACACGATGATCCAAGCTCAAGTTTTTCCTGAGCTCTGTTGCCGCCGCCAGGCCGCCAAAGCCGGCCCCAAGGATCAAAATTCGCTTGCCCATCAGTGAAAAGATCGGAATACTATGTAAAAACTTTTTAGTCATGATTGCGATTCACAAATGATGCCAGAGAAAAAGGACTATGCATTGTATGATGATGCAACCATTGAGAGGATGAAGCATTATTTCCGGCAGGAAGATCACGACGCGCTGCTAAGGTACATCAAGACCCACGGCATGCGAAGACACTTCGATGTTTTTGAAGAGATAAGTTCTTCTTCATAACCATCATCCTAGCCTGTCTGTCGCATTATCCGCTTTTGCTGCGCAATGAAGGAAAGAAGCCTAGCGTTCCTGCGTCGTCGGCCTTATCAGTATCTCGTTCACGCTCACATGATCTGGAGCTTGAACGGCGAACAGGATCGCGTTTGCAATATCCTCGGACTGCAGCTGCTGCGCCTCCTGCTGCTTAGTTGTCTGGACGTACTTTTCAAGCGACTTGTCGGTTATGGTGTTTAAAAGCTCTGTCGCAACTACACCCGGCTCGATGCAGGTGACTCGTATGTTTGCCCTTTGGCTGACTTCTTGCCGCAGCCCTTCGCTGAAGGCCACTACCGCGTGCTTTGTCGCGCAGTAGACGCTTCCGGCAGGGAATACCGTCCTACCGGCCACGGAAGAAATGTTGATGATGTGCCCTGATTTTTTGTTGATCATGTGCGTGATGACAGCTGCGGTGCAGTAGAGCACTCCCTTGATGTTGACATCAATCATCCGGTCCCACTCATCAACCTTGAGGTTCTTGAAAAAGCTCAGTGGCATGAGGCCGGCGTTGTTGATCAGAATGTCCACGGTTCCCCACTTCTTGATGACGGCATCGACAAAGGCATCGCACTCTTGCTTTTTAGTGACATCCAGCCTTTGGATGAAAACCTCGCCGCCGTTCTTTGCGATCTCGCTTTGCAGGGATTCTAGCCTGTCGGTGCGCCTTGCGCCTGCCGCTACCTTGGCGCCGGCCTTGGACAAAGCAAGCGCGGTGGCGTAGCCTATGCCGCTGCTCGCCCCTGTTATTATCGCAACTTTGCCCTTTATTGTCATATTATTATTCTATTATCATCCAGTTATGCTCGTCGTAATATGCTTTTGCAATGGGCGTCAACCTTAAGTACGATGTGTACATCCTTAGAGTTGTGCGCTCATGAGCCTCGATGACAATGACGAGCTGGCCTACCTGTGGACCAAGGTGAAATTTGTCCAGAGATACATGAGCAAGAACAACTGCACTTTTGAAGTTGCCGAGCGCGAATTCCACACATGGATCGAGGGCCTGATGGATAGCAGGATCGAGCGCGCAAACA
Coding sequences within it:
- a CDS encoding SDR family oxidoreductase; protein product: MTIKGKVAIITGASSGIGYATALALSKAGAKVAAGARRTDRLESLQSEIAKNGGEVFIQRLDVTKKQECDAFVDAVIKKWGTVDILINNAGLMPLSFFKNLKVDEWDRMIDVNIKGVLYCTAAVITHMINKKSGHIINISSVAGRTVFPAGSVYCATKHAVVAFSEGLRQEVSQRANIRVTCIEPGVVATELLNTITDKSLEKYVQTTKQQEAQQLQSEDIANAILFAVQAPDHVSVNEILIRPTTQER